The proteins below come from a single Miscanthus floridulus cultivar M001 chromosome 1, ASM1932011v1, whole genome shotgun sequence genomic window:
- the LOC136477543 gene encoding mitochondrial import inner membrane translocase subunit TIM14-3-like, which translates to MPRELELDAGRPAAQPVEFDMATPLIAGLSVAAAALGGRSMIRAWQVFRTRAAMPRVRRFYPGGFQGEMNRREAALILGVRERATVDKIKEAHKRVMVANHPDAGGSHYVASKINGAKDILMGKGKSGSSIF; encoded by the exons ATGCCTCGCGAGTTGGAACTGGACGCCGGCCGCCCCGCTGCTCAACCCGTCGAGTTCGACATG GCTACTCCCCTGATTGCTGGTTTGTCAGTGGCTGCTGCTGCATTGGGTGGAAGATCCATGATTAGAGCATGGCAAGTCTTCCGGACCCGGGCAGCAATGCCACGAGTGCGCCGGTTCTACCCTGGTGGATTTCAGGGGGAGATGAATCGAAGGGAGGCTGCATTAATCCTTGGCGTAAG AGAACGTGCTACAGTGGATAAGATCAAGGAGGCTCACAAGAGGGTCATGGTAGCTAACCACCCTGATGCTGGTGGCAGCCATTACGTCGCTTCAAAGATCAACGGGGCAAAGGACATTCTAATGGGAAAAGGGAAGTCCGGGTCTTCGATCTTTTAG